In Bacillus toyonensis BCT-7112, a single window of DNA contains:
- a CDS encoding sigma-54 interaction domain-containing protein, with product MVAEKERVLMDLKDVFEYAFDEIFVTDEQGIVVRVNSTCERHYQLAAEELVGKHVKELQKDGIFYPSATLEVIEKKRPIELVQTTKSGEYLHVRTRPVFDDEGNLRRVISYSRDLTELYQLRQKVEEMDNQLKTYKKELRETYEHEGLIFKSIAMQKIIETIKKVSVVDSTVLVLGETGVGKSRLVRHLHEVSHRKNESFYEINCAALPTNLIESELFGYSGGSFTGANREGKKGLLESAHKGTLFLDEIGEMPLEIQAKLLQVLQEKTFRPIGGRELKKVDVRIVAATNRDLSEMVKRGTFRKDLYYRLNVIPISIPPLRERTEDILPLVYHYLQHFNKKYGRDVKLAPSTLQMFVGYPWEGNNREIENVIERIVITADDIVTIEDLPIAMQESTVEQSGQSLYKMLEEVERNIILKAYKTCGSSYKVAEFLKISQSAATRKIKKFIEEEENIG from the coding sequence ATGGTTGCAGAAAAGGAACGAGTGTTAATGGATTTAAAAGATGTATTTGAATATGCGTTTGACGAAATTTTTGTTACAGATGAGCAGGGAATCGTTGTACGTGTAAATAGTACATGCGAAAGGCACTATCAACTAGCTGCTGAAGAGTTAGTAGGTAAACATGTAAAGGAACTACAAAAGGATGGAATCTTTTATCCATCTGCAACATTAGAAGTAATTGAAAAAAAGAGACCGATTGAACTCGTTCAAACGACGAAATCGGGAGAGTATTTACATGTTCGGACGAGGCCAGTTTTTGATGATGAGGGAAATTTAAGAAGAGTGATTAGTTATTCTCGAGATCTTACTGAACTCTATCAATTACGACAAAAGGTAGAGGAAATGGATAATCAGTTAAAAACATACAAAAAAGAATTAAGGGAAACATATGAACATGAAGGACTTATTTTTAAAAGCATTGCTATGCAAAAAATAATAGAAACGATTAAAAAAGTATCTGTGGTAGATAGTACTGTTCTCGTTTTAGGTGAGACAGGCGTGGGAAAAAGCCGCTTAGTACGTCATCTACATGAAGTAAGTCACCGGAAGAATGAAAGTTTCTATGAAATTAATTGTGCGGCTTTGCCAACAAATTTAATTGAATCGGAGCTTTTTGGATATTCAGGTGGGTCTTTTACAGGTGCAAATCGTGAAGGGAAAAAGGGATTATTAGAGTCAGCACATAAAGGGACTCTATTTTTAGATGAAATTGGTGAAATGCCGCTTGAAATTCAAGCGAAGCTTCTGCAAGTATTGCAAGAAAAAACATTTCGTCCTATAGGCGGAAGAGAATTAAAAAAGGTGGACGTTCGAATTGTAGCGGCAACAAATAGAGATTTAAGTGAGATGGTGAAACGAGGAACATTTCGGAAAGATTTATATTATCGTCTGAATGTCATTCCGATTTCAATTCCGCCACTTCGGGAAAGAACAGAAGACATTTTACCACTCGTTTATCATTATTTACAGCACTTTAATAAAAAGTACGGACGTGATGTAAAGTTAGCACCTAGTACGTTACAAATGTTTGTTGGATACCCGTGGGAGGGAAACAATAGAGAAATAGAGAATGTAATTGAAAGAATTGTTATTACTGCTGACGATATCGTTACGATAGAGGATTTACCAATAGCAATGCAGGAATCAACAGTTGAACAGTCAGGTCAAAGTCTCTATAAAATGTTGGAAGAAGTGGAACGAAATATTATTTTAAAAGCGTATAAAACATGTGGATCAAGCTATAAAGTAGCAGAGTTTTTAAAAATAAGTCAATCTGCTGCCACTAGGAAGATTAAGAAGTTCATAGAGGAGGAAGAAAACATTGGATAA
- a CDS encoding DMT family transporter: MIYWLLLLVTIIFEVAGTIAMKLSNGLTKLVPSVLIFVCYGICFSIFAIVVKKIHLSIAYAIWSGLGTLLITIISIYFFKEHINLFQACCILFIVLGVIGLKVSSAS, from the coding sequence ATGATATATTGGCTATTATTACTTGTTACAATTATTTTTGAAGTAGCTGGAACGATTGCGATGAAATTATCGAATGGCTTAACAAAGCTTGTTCCAAGTGTACTTATTTTCGTTTGTTATGGTATTTGTTTCAGTATCTTTGCTATCGTTGTAAAAAAGATTCACTTAAGTATTGCTTATGCGATCTGGTCTGGCCTAGGGACACTACTTATTACGATTATTAGTATATACTTCTTTAAAGAGCATATTAACTTATTCCAAGCGTGTTGTATTTTATTTATCGTTTTAGGTGTAATTGGACTTAAAGTATCATCGGCATCATGA
- a CDS encoding DUF4352 domain-containing protein, producing MLKKVSQIVLICGIVFSLSACTETENSNESKQENVQEKIYKIGETVDVDGLQVTLDSVQLGYPDYTIDKKKDDILGIVFTVKNNSKKEIPFAFYEFEITNKKGTKFKEYKYDSFISKKVAPDEKIQDIMRFDVDKENTYIATYRPEFTRENRTIKFELKPNK from the coding sequence ATGTTAAAAAAGGTGAGTCAAATTGTTTTAATTTGTGGCATAGTTTTTAGTTTAAGTGCTTGTACCGAGACTGAAAATAGTAATGAAAGTAAACAAGAGAACGTTCAAGAAAAAATTTATAAAATAGGTGAGACAGTAGATGTAGATGGTTTGCAAGTAACTCTCGATTCAGTCCAATTAGGGTATCCAGATTACACCATAGATAAAAAGAAAGATGATATTTTAGGGATTGTTTTCACGGTGAAAAATAATAGTAAAAAAGAAATACCTTTTGCATTTTACGAATTTGAGATTACAAATAAGAAAGGTACAAAGTTTAAAGAATATAAATATGATAGCTTCATTAGTAAAAAGGTAGCACCAGATGAAAAAATCCAAGACATCATGCGATTTGATGTAGATAAAGAAAATACATATATCGCCACATACAGGCCGGAGTTTACACGTGAGAATAGAACGATAAAATTTGAATTGAAACCAAATAAATAA
- a CDS encoding polysaccharide deacetylase family protein has product MKKYTYIALLSSAILVGCNTSNASDKQIKETTAEQAVEPKKAQAKTVEIPLTQGAITWDSYEYNAQNTTLYTKNLRDSFKQVRYNIWRTADGPESKQTFTSQEKDRDFALPLHLKTFHLKRGEFQIETVGIKEDNTETNLVTSKITFQQHVPFLMYHAIEKYPGPGDGDYGLYVPPEQFEKHMQYLKDNGYTMLTFERWNDINRVNKPIFITMDDGRKNNMNALHVLQKLKDDTFQPAATEFLTSNEIDKPNRLSTDDIKQMIDSGIFSIQSHTANHTMMAHSGNYDEELSGSKEKIETLTGKKVIALAYPVGSYNDPAVEETKKHYEFAVTTDHGNHITKGTPNEQLLIKRHFVGPDMSMEKFASLIK; this is encoded by the coding sequence ATGAAGAAATATACATATATCGCTTTACTTTCCTCTGCTATTCTCGTAGGTTGTAACACTAGTAATGCTAGTGATAAACAAATAAAAGAAACAACAGCGGAACAAGCAGTTGAACCAAAAAAAGCACAAGCAAAAACAGTAGAAATCCCTTTAACGCAAGGGGCTATCACATGGGATTCGTATGAATATAACGCACAAAACACCACGCTTTATACAAAAAACTTAAGAGATTCATTTAAACAAGTACGTTACAATATTTGGCGCACTGCCGATGGACCTGAAAGCAAACAAACTTTTACTTCACAAGAAAAAGATCGTGATTTTGCCCTCCCACTTCATTTAAAAACATTTCATTTAAAACGTGGAGAATTTCAAATTGAAACAGTAGGGATTAAAGAAGATAATACGGAAACAAATCTAGTAACATCTAAAATTACATTCCAGCAACATGTACCATTTTTGATGTATCATGCGATTGAAAAATACCCTGGACCAGGTGATGGTGATTACGGCTTATACGTACCGCCTGAACAATTCGAAAAACATATGCAGTATTTAAAAGATAACGGTTATACGATGCTCACATTTGAACGTTGGAATGATATAAACCGTGTTAATAAACCTATTTTTATAACAATGGATGATGGTCGAAAAAATAATATGAATGCTCTTCATGTTTTACAAAAATTAAAAGATGATACATTCCAACCTGCAGCAACTGAATTTCTTACTTCAAATGAGATAGACAAACCGAACCGTCTATCAACAGATGATATAAAACAAATGATAGATTCAGGTATTTTTTCTATTCAATCTCATACTGCAAATCATACAATGATGGCTCATTCAGGTAATTATGATGAGGAATTAAGCGGTTCTAAAGAAAAAATTGAAACTCTTACCGGTAAAAAGGTCATCGCTCTCGCCTACCCAGTCGGCTCTTATAATGACCCAGCTGTCGAAGAAACAAAAAAACATTATGAGTTCGCAGTAACTACCGATCACGGCAATCATATTACAAAAGGCACCCCAAACGAGCAACTCTTAATTAAACGCCATTTTGTAGGACCTGATATGTCAATGGAGAAATTCGCATCTCTTATAAAGTAA
- a CDS encoding HAD family hydrolase, translated as MEKVKAILFDKDGTLMDFHSIWIKVAEELVAECINLYQLPESMQQALLKEIGVDGVFVHPSSALAAGTSLDVAKGLCKYIKSSKEEEMHEWVSEKLFSLMYEHRSYMKMTADLPRILQSLKDKGFILGVVTADDFAPTELFLKQYQLESFFDYIVASDTFPAQKPDKRIIESFCERFHLEACEVAVVGDTPTDLYLAKNGGDCYAIGVLSGTGDRKTLEPLADLVVESVGEFISHSGEFIWEQGKSSMQGK; from the coding sequence ATGGAGAAGGTAAAAGCAATACTATTTGATAAAGATGGGACATTAATGGATTTTCACTCAATTTGGATAAAAGTAGCGGAAGAGCTTGTAGCGGAATGTATAAATTTATATCAATTACCAGAGTCAATGCAGCAAGCTTTATTAAAAGAGATTGGTGTGGATGGGGTATTTGTTCATCCAAGTAGCGCACTAGCGGCTGGAACAAGCCTCGATGTAGCAAAGGGGCTTTGTAAGTATATTAAGTCATCTAAGGAAGAGGAGATGCATGAATGGGTAAGTGAAAAATTATTTTCGCTTATGTACGAGCATCGTTCCTATATGAAAATGACGGCAGATCTACCAAGAATTTTACAAAGTTTAAAAGATAAAGGATTTATTTTAGGTGTTGTTACAGCTGATGATTTTGCGCCGACAGAATTATTTTTAAAACAATATCAATTAGAATCCTTTTTTGATTATATTGTAGCTTCTGATACGTTTCCGGCACAGAAACCTGATAAAAGAATTATAGAATCCTTTTGTGAAAGGTTTCATTTAGAGGCATGTGAGGTGGCAGTCGTTGGAGATACGCCAACCGATCTATATTTAGCTAAAAACGGTGGTGATTGTTATGCTATTGGAGTACTATCTGGTACGGGGGACCGTAAAACTTTAGAACCACTTGCGGACTTAGTCGTAGAATCTGTTGGTGAGTTTATTTCTCATTCAGGTGAGTTTATTTGGGAACAAGGAAAGTCTAGTATGCAAGGGAAATAA
- a CDS encoding aminopeptidase, whose amino-acid sequence MSFEQTLEKYAALAVNVGVNIQPGQTLSISAPLEAVQFVRLVTEKAYKSGAKHVYVDWNDETLTRLKFDLAPEEAFAEFPSWKAHAREELAKEGAAFMSIYAENPDLLKGVEATRIATAHKVAGEAMKVYRDYVQADKVSWCVISVPTKEWAAKVFPDVAPDEQEAKLWDAIFKATRADLENPVEAWKEHDETLHTKVDYLNEKHYKALHYTGPGTDLTIELPEKHVWAGAGSLNEKNVPFMANIPTEEVFTMPLKTGVNGQVSSTKPLVFAGNIIDNFTLTFENGRIVDYKAEAGEEALKHLVETDEGSHFLGEVALVPHDSPISNTNVLFYNTLFDENASCHLAIGNAYAFNLVGGKTMSKEELAENGANTSITHNDFMIGSAELDIDGITADGRHEPIFRKGNWAF is encoded by the coding sequence ATGTCATTTGAACAAACGTTAGAGAAGTATGCTGCCCTTGCAGTTAATGTTGGTGTTAATATTCAACCCGGACAAACTTTATCAATTAGCGCACCTCTTGAAGCTGTACAATTCGTACGCCTCGTTACAGAAAAAGCATATAAATCTGGTGCAAAACACGTATATGTTGATTGGAATGATGAGACGTTAACACGCTTAAAGTTCGATCTAGCTCCTGAAGAAGCATTTGCTGAATTCCCTTCTTGGAAAGCACATGCTCGTGAAGAATTAGCAAAAGAAGGCGCTGCATTTATGTCTATCTATGCAGAAAACCCTGATTTATTAAAAGGTGTAGAAGCAACACGTATCGCAACAGCTCATAAAGTAGCTGGTGAAGCGATGAAAGTATACCGTGATTACGTACAAGCCGATAAAGTAAGTTGGTGTGTAATTTCTGTTCCTACGAAAGAATGGGCTGCGAAAGTATTCCCTGACGTAGCGCCAGATGAACAAGAAGCAAAGTTATGGGATGCTATTTTCAAAGCTACTCGTGCTGATTTAGAAAATCCTGTAGAAGCATGGAAAGAACATGATGAAACATTACATACAAAAGTGGATTACTTAAACGAAAAGCATTATAAAGCTCTTCACTATACAGGTCCTGGAACAGATTTAACAATCGAACTTCCAGAAAAACATGTATGGGCTGGTGCCGGTAGCTTAAATGAAAAGAACGTACCATTTATGGCTAATATTCCAACTGAAGAAGTATTTACAATGCCACTTAAAACAGGTGTAAACGGCCAAGTTTCTAGTACAAAACCGTTAGTATTTGCAGGTAATATTATCGATAATTTCACGTTAACATTTGAAAACGGACGTATCGTAGACTATAAAGCTGAAGCTGGTGAAGAAGCTTTAAAACATTTAGTAGAAACAGATGAAGGTTCTCACTTCTTAGGAGAAGTAGCTTTAGTACCTCATGACTCACCAATTTCAAACACAAATGTTTTATTCTACAATACACTATTTGACGAAAATGCATCTTGCCACCTTGCAATCGGAAATGCTTATGCATTTAACTTAGTTGGCGGAAAAACAATGTCTAAAGAAGAACTTGCTGAAAACGGAGCAAACACTAGTATCACACACAACGACTTCATGATTGGATCAGCTGAGCTTGATATTGACGGTATTACAGCTGATGGCAGACATGAGCCTATCTTCCGTAAAGGTAACTGGGCGTTTTAA
- the gabT gene encoding 4-aminobutyrate--2-oxoglutarate transaminase: protein MNTKKFAKVNEQIPGPKAATLLERRQNIVPKGVSNGISTFVQSANGALVTDVDGNQYIDFAGAIGTINVGHCHPAVKEALHKQVDQYIHTGFNVMMYEPYIELAEKLAALAPGSFDKQVLFLNSGAEAVENAVKIARKYTKRSGIIAFSKGFHGRTLMTMTMTSKVKPYKFGFGPFAPEVYKAPFPYEYRRPEGLTEEQYDDFIIEEFKNFFISEVAPETIAAVVMEPVQGEGGFIVPSKKFVQEVRNICSEHGILFVADEIQTGFSRTGKYFAIDHYDVVPDLITVSKSLGAGVPISGVIGRKEIMNESAPGELGGTYAGSPLGCAAALAVLDVIEKEKLNDRAIELGKVVMDRFQEMKNKYNCIGDVRGLGAMCAFEIVQDRKTKVPDKILTANLCAEANKRGLLLLSAGTYGNVVRVLMPLVITGEQLEEGLTIIEESLQACYEQANIARV, encoded by the coding sequence ATGAACACAAAAAAATTTGCTAAAGTAAATGAACAAATTCCAGGACCAAAAGCAGCAACTTTATTAGAGCGCCGCCAAAATATAGTACCAAAAGGAGTAAGTAACGGCATATCAACGTTTGTACAATCTGCAAATGGAGCTCTTGTAACAGATGTTGATGGTAATCAGTATATTGATTTTGCTGGGGCAATAGGGACAATTAATGTAGGGCATTGTCATCCGGCTGTTAAAGAAGCACTTCATAAACAAGTAGATCAATACATTCATACGGGATTTAATGTCATGATGTATGAGCCATATATTGAATTAGCGGAAAAGCTTGCTGCATTAGCGCCAGGAAGTTTTGATAAACAAGTACTATTTTTAAACAGTGGTGCTGAAGCGGTAGAGAATGCAGTGAAAATCGCCCGTAAATATACGAAAAGATCAGGTATTATTGCGTTTTCTAAAGGTTTCCACGGGCGTACATTGATGACAATGACGATGACAAGTAAAGTAAAGCCATATAAATTTGGATTCGGTCCATTTGCTCCAGAAGTATATAAAGCGCCATTCCCATATGAATACCGTCGTCCAGAGGGGTTAACGGAAGAGCAGTACGATGATTTTATCATTGAAGAGTTTAAGAACTTCTTTATATCAGAAGTAGCACCAGAAACAATTGCAGCTGTTGTTATGGAGCCGGTTCAAGGGGAAGGCGGATTTATCGTCCCAAGTAAGAAATTTGTTCAAGAAGTACGCAATATTTGTTCAGAACATGGCATCTTATTTGTAGCGGATGAAATTCAAACTGGATTTAGCCGTACAGGAAAATACTTTGCAATTGATCATTATGATGTCGTTCCAGATTTAATTACAGTGTCTAAGTCATTAGGAGCTGGTGTACCGATAAGCGGTGTTATTGGACGTAAAGAAATTATGAATGAGTCTGCACCTGGAGAGCTTGGTGGAACGTATGCAGGAAGTCCATTAGGATGTGCGGCTGCATTAGCGGTTCTGGATGTAATAGAAAAAGAAAAATTAAATGATAGAGCGATAGAATTAGGAAAAGTCGTAATGGACCGATTCCAAGAGATGAAAAATAAATATAATTGCATCGGTGATGTGCGCGGATTAGGGGCAATGTGTGCATTTGAGATCGTTCAAGATCGTAAGACGAAAGTGCCTGACAAAATATTAACAGCTAATTTGTGTGCGGAAGCAAATAAACGAGGATTACTTTTATTATCTGCGGGGACATATGGAAATGTTGTCCGTGTATTAATGCCATTGGTTATTACAGGTGAGCAACTTGAGGAAGGTTTAACGATTATTGAAGAATCATTACAAGCTTGTTATGAGCAAGCAAATATCGCCCGTGTATAA
- a CDS encoding diacylglycerol kinase, which yields MMKRARIIYNPTSGRELFKKSLPEVLQKLEQAGYEASCHATTGPGDATVAARQAADRKFDVVIAAGGDGTLNEVVNGLVGHEHRPKFGIIPVGTTNDFARAIGVPRAIEEAADIICEGKTVPLDLGRANDTYFINIAGGGRITELTYEVPSKLKTVLGQLAYYLKGIEMLPSLHPTYVEIEYDGKLLQEEITMFLITNTRSVGGFEKVAPYASINDGLFDLLVLKKGSIADLIKAATQAQRGEHINNPKVLYTQANRIKVHSPDKLMINLDGEYGGDAPMEFENIYHCLELFVPEHQEDAL from the coding sequence ATGATGAAACGAGCAAGGATTATTTATAACCCTACTTCTGGGCGTGAGCTATTTAAGAAGAGCTTACCAGAAGTATTACAAAAATTAGAACAAGCTGGATATGAAGCGTCTTGTCATGCGACGACTGGTCCTGGAGATGCAACTGTAGCGGCGAGACAAGCTGCGGATCGTAAGTTTGATGTTGTTATCGCCGCTGGTGGTGACGGTACGTTAAACGAAGTGGTAAATGGTTTAGTAGGACATGAGCATCGTCCGAAGTTTGGAATTATTCCAGTTGGAACGACAAATGACTTCGCACGTGCGATCGGTGTACCTCGCGCTATAGAAGAGGCAGCCGATATTATTTGTGAAGGGAAAACAGTTCCTTTAGATCTTGGTAGAGCGAATGATACATATTTCATTAATATTGCTGGTGGCGGCCGTATTACAGAATTAACATATGAAGTACCAAGCAAGCTAAAGACAGTATTAGGCCAACTTGCTTACTATTTAAAAGGAATAGAAATGTTACCATCATTACATCCAACATATGTTGAAATCGAGTATGATGGGAAGTTATTACAAGAAGAAATTACGATGTTTTTAATTACAAATACTCGTTCAGTTGGTGGATTTGAAAAAGTAGCACCGTATGCATCGATTAACGATGGATTATTTGACTTATTAGTGCTGAAAAAAGGTTCTATCGCTGATTTAATTAAAGCAGCAACACAAGCGCAGCGTGGGGAACATATTAACAATCCGAAAGTACTATACACACAAGCAAATCGAATTAAAGTGCATTCACCAGATAAACTAATGATTAATTTAGATGGTGAGTACGGTGGGGATGCCCCGATGGAATTCGAAAACATATATCATTGTCTGGAATTATTTGTTCCTGAACATCAAGAGGATGCCCTGTAA
- the gabD gene encoding NADP-dependent succinate-semialdehyde dehydrogenase, protein MDKKSTFVNVEKKAMYINGEWITLQEQIEVNNPATKEIFATVPKGGITEAKQAVDAAHEAFKTWSKLTAADRATKLKKWFTLIDENKEEIAAIMTKEQGKPFAEALGEVNYANSFVEWYAEEGKRVYGEMIPASHPNKRILVMKQPVGVMAAITPWNFPAAMITRKVAPALAAGCTAVVKPASQTPLTALKLAELAHEAEIPKGVINIVTGSAKAIADTWMEDERVRKVSFTGSTEIGKELMASAAQTMKKVSLELGGHAPFIVMNDADLDKAVEAVIGSKFRNAGQTCICTNRVFVQEEVYEVFVEKFQKAVGQLKVGEGFGAGTTVGPLIDENAVSKVQEHIEDAVQKGGELLYGGQQVTELDGHFIQPTVIGLANDTMLCMTEETFGPVAPVAKFKTVEEVIERANNTPYGLAAYIFTKDISQAFQISEALEYGIIGLNDGLPSVAQAPFGGFKESGIGREGGHFGIEEYLEIKYISLGL, encoded by the coding sequence TTGGATAAAAAATCGACGTTTGTAAATGTAGAGAAAAAAGCGATGTATATAAATGGTGAGTGGATTACACTGCAAGAGCAAATCGAAGTAAACAATCCAGCAACGAAAGAAATATTTGCAACTGTACCAAAGGGCGGGATAACAGAGGCAAAGCAAGCCGTTGATGCGGCGCATGAGGCTTTTAAAACATGGTCAAAATTAACAGCCGCGGATCGTGCAACGAAATTAAAAAAGTGGTTCACACTTATTGATGAAAATAAAGAAGAAATCGCAGCGATTATGACGAAGGAGCAAGGAAAGCCGTTTGCAGAAGCGCTTGGTGAAGTGAATTATGCAAATAGCTTTGTTGAATGGTATGCAGAAGAAGGGAAGCGCGTATACGGTGAAATGATTCCTGCTTCTCATCCGAACAAACGTATTTTAGTTATGAAGCAACCAGTTGGGGTTATGGCAGCTATTACACCGTGGAACTTCCCAGCGGCTATGATTACGAGAAAGGTAGCTCCAGCGCTTGCAGCAGGTTGTACAGCAGTTGTAAAGCCTGCAAGTCAAACACCGTTAACTGCATTGAAGTTAGCTGAATTAGCACACGAAGCGGAAATTCCAAAAGGTGTAATAAACATTGTAACAGGTAGTGCAAAAGCAATTGCTGATACGTGGATGGAAGATGAGCGCGTTCGAAAAGTGTCCTTTACAGGATCAACGGAAATTGGGAAAGAGTTAATGGCTAGCGCTGCGCAAACGATGAAAAAAGTTTCATTAGAATTAGGTGGTCACGCTCCATTTATCGTAATGAATGATGCAGATTTAGATAAAGCGGTAGAAGCCGTTATTGGTTCGAAATTCCGTAATGCAGGACAAACGTGTATATGTACAAACCGAGTATTCGTTCAAGAAGAAGTATACGAAGTATTTGTAGAGAAGTTCCAAAAGGCAGTAGGGCAACTTAAAGTCGGAGAAGGATTCGGTGCGGGAACTACTGTAGGACCACTTATTGATGAGAATGCAGTTTCAAAAGTACAAGAACATATTGAAGATGCAGTTCAAAAAGGTGGAGAACTTTTATATGGAGGCCAACAGGTTACAGAGCTAGATGGACATTTCATTCAGCCGACTGTAATTGGATTGGCAAATGATACAATGCTTTGTATGACTGAAGAAACATTTGGACCAGTTGCACCAGTTGCGAAATTTAAAACAGTTGAAGAAGTAATTGAACGTGCAAATAATACACCATACGGTTTAGCTGCGTATATTTTTACGAAGGATATTAGCCAAGCGTTCCAAATTAGTGAAGCGCTAGAGTACGGTATTATCGGTTTAAATGATGGTCTTCCGTCAGTTGCACAAGCGCCGTTCGGTGGGTTTAAAGAAAGTGGTATCGGGCGTGAAGGCGGTCATTTCGGCATCGAGGAATATTTAGAAATCAAATACATTTCATTAGGATTATAA
- a CDS encoding polysaccharide deacetylase family protein, which produces MRKYATIALCTSAILAGCNTSTISPEPKKEKKVQEVKKQEETVQEQGKISYNPITHDSTNTSIHITEIKDSLTEVQYKIWRTADGKEHAKSFSSKEKEKQFTLPFDIKEFEGKRGEFQIEATGVKEDGKIISLTKSAITFEQKVPVLMYHAIDDYHGQGIKDLFVSPANFEGQMKYLKDNGYTLLTFERWGDINKVNKPIFVTFDDGMKNNMTAFHILQKLKDDTFKPTATEYMIVDNVDVESSLSTNEIKEMVDSGIFSVQSHTATHADLPKITNYEEELKGSKEKLEKITGKPVIAIAYPFGHVDDKVITETKKYYQFATTTKPGKFITKGEPDELLKMKRVRIHHTTTVEQFASSIK; this is translated from the coding sequence ATGAGAAAATACGCAACAATTGCTTTATGTACGTCTGCTATTCTAGCAGGATGTAATACTAGCACTATAAGTCCAGAACCTAAAAAAGAGAAAAAGGTTCAAGAAGTTAAAAAACAAGAGGAGACTGTGCAAGAACAAGGTAAAATTTCTTATAATCCGATTACACACGATTCTACAAACACAAGTATCCATATTACAGAAATAAAAGATTCTCTAACCGAAGTACAATATAAAATTTGGCGCACTGCGGATGGAAAGGAACATGCTAAATCTTTTTCTTCTAAAGAAAAGGAGAAACAATTTACACTTCCATTTGACATAAAAGAATTTGAAGGAAAACGCGGTGAGTTCCAAATTGAAGCAACAGGAGTCAAGGAAGATGGAAAAATCATCTCACTCACAAAATCTGCTATTACTTTCGAGCAAAAGGTTCCCGTTCTTATGTACCATGCAATCGATGATTATCATGGACAAGGCATTAAAGACTTATTCGTATCACCTGCTAACTTTGAAGGCCAAATGAAATATTTAAAAGATAACGGTTATACATTATTAACGTTTGAACGCTGGGGCGATATTAATAAAGTCAACAAGCCAATTTTTGTTACATTTGACGATGGTATGAAAAATAATATGACTGCATTTCATATTTTGCAAAAACTAAAAGACGATACTTTCAAGCCGACAGCAACAGAATATATGATTGTTGATAATGTCGATGTTGAAAGTTCTCTCTCTACAAATGAAATAAAGGAAATGGTTGATTCCGGTATTTTCTCAGTGCAGTCTCATACAGCAACACATGCTGATTTACCGAAGATTACAAACTACGAAGAAGAATTAAAAGGATCGAAAGAAAAGCTAGAAAAAATAACAGGTAAGCCCGTTATCGCAATTGCTTATCCATTCGGCCATGTAGATGATAAAGTCATTACAGAAACGAAGAAATATTATCAATTTGCGACGACAACAAAGCCTGGAAAGTTCATTACGAAAGGTGAACCAGATGAGTTGCTAAAAATGAAACGTGTTCGTATACACCATACAACTACAGTTGAACAGTTCGCTTCTTCCATTAAATAA